The following is a genomic window from Falco cherrug isolate bFalChe1 chromosome 9, bFalChe1.pri, whole genome shotgun sequence.
CAGGTTACTGAAGACTGTTTGGACAAGCTTTAGTGTACTAAAAACACGCTGTTGGTTTTCTCAACTTCAAATAAATACAACCTAGCTCTAAACGGAGGAGTGTCACTTGTGCCAAGGTGATAGCTATGGCGAGTACCTGCGCCTGGGTACAGCCGAGTAACAACGGGggagggcagccagggcaggggtctGCAGCACATTTACTGCTCTGGTAACGGGACCTCCCGTGGGAGGATCCTTTCGCGAGCCTGCTCACGTGCTGGAACTCTAACAGTACATCTCGACTGCCGCCACCAAGGTCGTGCCCCTGTTAGCAAAGCAAAGCTTAAAACCTGAACAGCGACTCTATCTCCACTAGAGGACAGCTTGAATTTTCTCGAACGTATTTAGCAAAGACATTGTTAGTAACACAAACCTCGTTGTCAGAGAATTACTAGAACTGCAGCCTGCTCACCGAATTCCATatgtggttttttaaaaaatatgtccCATTTTTAAGAAGTCAGACTTACTGCTGCTTCCCATTTTCATCTAGATGGTGCAGTGTTTGGTATTAATAACTATGGGCAAAATTGTGCTTCCACTCCATGCGACAAATACCACCTTGGTCCCCTTTTCTtaaaggagagggaaagcaaGCTGCTGGAACAAAGATTTATTCATTAAGAGTTGAATTTTGCCTTCGAACACAAAAACCTCATGAGCAGCGTTTCTTTTACCATGTAGTTAGGACACAGTTAACAGCCCACTACATGTGCATAACAGTTTTTAAGCATCAGTATTTGAAGTACAGAAAACCACAACCAAAGAGGCGGATACTGGTTATGAAGATTTGTTGCTAGCAgacttggaagaaaagaagtaaaaatcaaaGTCTTTAATACCAATATTCTTCACTGTTTGTCActagattattattattttttaaaaataaaaggtattcTCAGTGTACATTTACAATACCTGgaattcagctttaaaaatttaaaatggtTTACTACCCCTTCTTCCCAATGCTAACAACCTATGGTACAGGCTAATAGATTAGTTTTAAAGGCGACCGAGTATTAGGTACTATAATTAAGaccattttaaatattatttttctttaagaaaagtaaaatcagaCAACTCTAAAGTTGTGCTCTCAAATTAAATAATCATCATCAACATGCAGCCTTCAGGACTGCAGGCCAGGATATATGCACCTTAAATTACACAGTGATATGAAAAAACGCGAACTATTAGTTATGTCAGTATAACAAGGCAaggcagatttctttttttggttaaaGCTCCTGCTCCTGTTCTTTGAAAGGCTTTTCAAACTGTCAAAAACTCAATACAGTACTGCcaacaattactttttttttctgcttacttTCCACAGCGAGACAAGGAAGCTTTCCTGTGCCTAGAGCTACTCAACTCTGGCACTCCATAACAGAAGCCGGAATCACCATCATAACAGATGCACGTGTTAGAAGCTTGAACTGCCAGCACCGGTATTAGTGAGGTTAACGTTACCCTTTGGTGCCAAGAAACAAGACTGATGAGCACAAGGAGCTGACTTCCATTAAGACCATCGAGACGACAGTCCCAGAGTCACACCCGGAAGAAGCGTTTCAGTTCGTAGTGAAAATTCTCCTTGCACGGTATTAATTTTGTAAACAGTGTCAAAAGTTCTTGTACAAAATACTGCAATGACAGTGATTAAGACACACCTGAATTAGTGTGTTCAGCgttcttttcacagaaaaaagtgGCTAGATGCTGACTGCCCATTTTCAAGTTCCCTTAAGGCCACAGTGTCCTTGGGCTCGAGATAGACGGCCGGATACTGCCTTTAGGAGATGGCTTTGACCCGAACCATGACATCTAGGACAGGAAAGAACAATACACGTTATGCTACGTTCACACTTTTAAGAAGCTGaagatctgaaaaagaaagaatatggTACATAGGCATCTCTCCATCACTTGATGGAAAGAActatttagaaaacagaacacTGCAGACCTCAGACTGCAGAAGCGAAGACAGTTTCACACAATCAGACCTGGAAGAAACAGCATCCACCTTCCACAAGTGAAGATGACGGAAGATTACGCTTAGATATactcctttaaaataattacaaatttaGTCATTTAAACACAGGACCTTCAGTTAATCCAGCATTAAACTGTTCCCTGAACAAGATGGCGAGGGAATCTCCCTCAGCTGCAATCCCACGTAGGCTGAACACGTCCAGCTTACCGAGTGGGCAGAGATGAATGCAGGATGTGGAAGGAACTGAGGTAGTACTCAGTTACAAACACTCACTGAGAGCCACATAGCCCGGGATGCGCAGGAGATCTGATTTTAtggaacagaaaggagaaacagagcTAGGTGTCTAGCCCAGCATCAAAATGACAAACCAAGAATTCGGCTTCCTGCTTTTAAACATCTGACTGTACTCTAGCAGGGAGCTCCCAGCTTCCCTCCACAGACTGAGTCTGCTGGGCAAAACTGTGTTGCCACTCCTCTGAAGCACTGGAAGTTGCCGTCTCCCTCACTGAAATGGACAATTTCCAACAGGTACATATGTGATTAGCTACAATTTTAATAATATGTTACATTTATTATTGTAGCTAGTATTTGGAAAAGATACTTTTCATCATCTCCCAGCATCTAAGAACTGTCATTCCATCTGCTGGGCATCTCATTAGAGACTGTAAGTGGAACAAACCCTTACCTTGTACTCCAAAGTTTCTTTAagcatgttttcttcctcttgtgaAAAATTCAGTAACACAGACACAGCTTTAATTAGATGAAATGcctgaaagaaaccacagtaTTTTGTTGCTTATGGTGCTCTCAGGCTCTATATTCTGGACTATGGTGCAGCACAGCTTTTTCTGTAGGTTTGGTCACAGACTTCTCAGTCACAACTGCAAAGAGCCGGCCAGCAGCCTTCCGTtatccccagctccagcagacTGGGATGGCCTGTGCCTTACTTCTGCTGTACGTTTCCTGGCTTTCTGTTCTTTAACATTGGCTCGCATATTTTGGGGAAAGACGACAAATGGGGAGCCTAGCTAATTAGAGAAGAAGCTTGGCTTCTGTGGCACccaaagttttttaaaaactttaaaacttcaaaaactTAAAAAGTTGATCAAACCAGCATGTAGGCAGGAAAGAATCATGGCATTTGTAATATACGCTTAAGTGTATTAACTCTAAAGTGCTAATATTCTGAATGGGGCACACAATGCAGAGTTAGTAAAGGAGTCAAGCAATCTGGATACCACGGGGCTGCACGATTATTTGTTCATCTTACGCACTGACTTGCAATTAAGCGAAGTATATTGCTGGCATAATGTTTTACCTTTAACTTTTCTGACACAATGTGGCGAACGTGAAGGAGCTCCAAAGGCGCTCGGTATTGCCTCTTACAGATCAACAGCAAGTGGTTTATGTCtttttcttgggatttttttgtcttaagtGTACAGCTACCCTAATTACACACTCCATATGCTTTACAGAGTAGCGCAGAAGGAATGTCTTGTAGCTTCAGATCTTTTATCTCCAGACTTAACAACCTCTTAAAAattcacatttccttttcatttagtTCATAATAATCTGTGCTTCCAAACATATCATTGTTAGCCATTTGGCTTCATTGTCCTGAATCAGTCAACAACTTGTTAAGCGTAGAAGTATGGAATTGGTACAGAAGTGTCCTTAGCAGGTAACAGGTGGCAGTTTCTAGAGAAAGACAGGCCTAGAAAGAGAAGGTCAGTGTACATCTTTACCTCAGATTCCCGGCAGGACATGAACTTTAGGACAACATGTTTAAGGTATTCAAAGTTTATCTCCCTTGAATCATTTAAATCAGAGTTGTTCGTGACAGTCACAGAAGCATTAGGCACttcagaatttgctttttcacGTACTTCGAGTACCTCACCATCAGGccttattttctaaaaaaggaaaagagaaatgcatTGTAGACTCTGTCAGCTTGACACTGGGAGAGGAGTCAAGTGCAAGATACCCAATACAGAGGGCTTGTATCCACAAGGTGGGTACAACCTGGGCATCAATAGGACAAGTGTCTCATCCTTCACGGGATTACAGCAGAGAAACATCTTCACCTGTCCCTAGACTCCAGGACAGAAGCTAATTGCCGTGAGCATTATGTGTACATTACCCAAACCAGCATGGAATTGGCTCCATGGTAGAAACTATCACctgatgattttcttttttcactaaTCTGCTCTGTGCCTTTCAAACATAGGCTCTGTTCAAAACAGTTTACTAGctcagaacaaaaccaacaattTTTAAATCCcgttaatttttttttaattagaagatttttttctaggaGAGGAAAACTGTTGTAATAGAGATTAAAGGGAAGCTTTCACTGGGGCAGGTATCACTCCCACGGTAAAACTTCGCTGAATGGCAGCTAAGTAGCAATCAAACTCCATTGTTCACTCTATGGAAACGTATTAAATGCCCAAGTTACCAAACACAGGCCTTCTGTAGCTAAAACTCTGTTGCAAGAGCCAAGTGGTGATAGACACCTGCACACCATCTGTTCAATCAATGATCCAGAATAATGTAATTCCTTAATTTAAGGGTTCACCAATCTGCCTGCAAACACAAGCAAACTGCAGACATccctagtaaaaaaaaaaaatatgctctAACTAGCAGTCACGGTTTTGGAATTAGTTGTGCAAGTAACTCATTAAATGCCACctgaagagactgaaaaaacaTAACCCTTACCAACTCTTTCTGGAGGGTTTTCTTGAGTTCTGTCATTCTTTGCTGTAGCTGCTTTATCATCTGTAAGCACAGCAAAGGAGAGTGTTAATCCAGTATTCGCTGTCAGCACACATTCTGAACCACAGATCTCTGGAAAAACCCATGACAAACAAGTGTAACGAATAAAACAATCGTTAAACAATGCTGACAGCTCTAAGGAAGCAACATACACATCTTGCCTTTCTAGCTGCACGTGTTAGCAGGCACGTGAAGGATACTTGGGCTTTCACGCGACAGCTCAGTGGAAGCGAACTGAATTCACACAAAAGGGGTctgcaggaaagctgtgaaCTGTATCATTTGGTGCATCAGGCCTCCACAATAGATAAGGATACCTGCAATTGTGGCTGTAGTTTTTATCCACTGTTCCTAGATCCTTGTACAATCCAGAATAGTGGATACAAATTGTATCTGCCATTTTGGTAAGCCTGTCCTTCTAAGGCTGCAGGATGGGCAGCACCAATTATTTGGCTTCCTACTTAAAATGGGAAAGACTAacagctgtttctgctgtttcagttcACCTTGTTCTTCTCAGCAATTTGCTGTTCCAGCTCTCTGTTATCTTTCTGAAGTTGAATGATGTCTGCAGCTGCTACCTCTCCATTCTGTTCCACCACACGATTTTCTGGAGAATGGAAATGCTTGTTGTTGGACGTGCTCATCGATTCCTCCAGTTCTAAAGCCTACAAAAAAACGATGAGTGAATTGGAGATGGATCACGACATTTGCAGCCCATGAACACTCCCCAGCGAGaaatcttgatttctttttggtggtggtttttgtgGTGGGATGGTGGTGGTAGCTTTTTAAACCAGAAAGCATTAGTGGCGATCTAGCTGGCTACATCTCTCACTGGCCTGCTGACTACTTTTGGGTCTCTGTCTCACTGGTTTCATAATGATTGTCTCAAGACATTTTATGAGTCAAATGAAATAAGGGGTTGGCTTTCATAAACCCGTTGCAGGTCTGACAGgaaacagctttctgaggaaGACAGAGAGCAACAAATAATTGTGGTTTACATTGCTCTGTTTCAGATCACGAGCAAGCTGTCAGAGGAAACAGCTCCAAGCATGTATCACCAGGCATGACAGAACTGGGGGTCTCTCAGACACCCACTTATCTTCTTGAGAAGTCTGAACAGATCAGATTTGCAACTGCACtcacatttttctcatgttctCTGGCTAGCAGGCACTCCTGTATCTGCAACTTCAGTTCATCAAtttcctttcttgctgtttcttctttctccactGCTTGGCTATTACTGGCTTCTATGTCAGATTGCAACTGATGCATTTGCAGCAAGACAGCTTCACGATCTGCAAAAGGAGAGACCTGCTTAGTATCAGTCTACTGAATCGAATGGGagtttctaattatttttcttaaacgAAACAAGTTACAGTGATAGTAAATCCTGACCTTTTTGTCTTGTTCCAttgtaaagacagaaagatgATGGAATTTAAGCCAACCAAACTCATGTGCATGTTTTTGCAGACGAGCAGCCTCTAACTGTCTGAAAGTCAGGGCGATTTTAGTACTTAACAACATAATTATCAATTAGACCTGCTCTAAAAGACCCCCATCAAATGTCTGTGTGACTTGTGCTGTGACTGCACAGGAACACTTGGGGCCAAGCTGTGAGCACAAATGGCTAGCTGGCCCAAGTGGCTATCAGCACATGGCTAGCCGAGGGAATGGTGCAACAAGGGCTAAAGTTTTGCTCCCTTTCTAAATAATGGCAACACACAAGATAAACACGGTGCGGCGAGGAACTCAATGAAGACGACTGCACTTCATTTTTTAGTATTAGTGTGGAATATCAGTTTAAAGCTGTTCTGTAAGAACGTACATAATCTTTCAAGCAAACACAGTTTTTAAAGCAGTGCAATGAAGTAGCAGTTTTTGACCTCTATCATTTATTTCACGTTTtgtgcaaaaaaataatttacaaaaagtACAGCAAGAGTTTTAACTTTATGGTGTATAAACATAAGACACTGATTTTAAGAAGTGGTTGTTTTTAAGGACCCCGTAGAAAGACTGCCCAACTGTTATTGAAAGataaaagattttgaaaatgctaGTAGATTAAATGTGGAAGAGAAATCTAgaattattatatatatatatatacacaatatTATAATCTACCAGGCAAGCCCAGAACCAAAGAGTGTACTTAGATGAAGCTGTCTGGGATACAGTAGGCTTGCTGGGACTAACCTTGACTGAGTTGGTTTagttcttccttctgtttcagaagCATATCACCTTTTTCCTCAATCAGCtggtctttttcctttattaaggAAGCCATATGTGAAACCTTCAAAGcaggcaaacacacacacacacacacgtcaTTCAAGATATAAAACTAGAAGGTGACATTGAAAGATTTCAACATACCTCAGAGgttccaattttttttaatactttttttttccatgggaagAACTGCAGAAGAATTTATGTAGCAGTAAAAGGCAGTGGCTGGTATCTGTAACCAGCAGGGGCTGCCTGAACTTTGTGCTAGCCAATACAATACCTTGGAAAAGTGGTTTGTGCAGCATTACTGTTACAAGTAATGTAATGTGGACGTCTGGGATCTATCCAGAGAAGGCATCACCTGTACAATGCTGACTTCAGTGCTTTTTAATGAGATCAGTGTGCTGTAAGAGCTAAACCACCTTCACTTCTGATAAGCCCTGTGCCACAGTCAGAACGGCCTCATCACCACTGGGCAGCAGCTGTAAAACAGCTGCTGAACTAAACCAGCCGACCATCGCCTCACAGCCTTCTACCTACAGCCAgacctccagcagccccaggagaacaaagaaaccaaaaaatgGGATTAAATTCAGTCAGACTTGCTCAGTTGGCAGTTCCTAGCTTAAGCAAACACAAGCTCATGTTATCCACCATGACCGTTTTTAATAAGAGCAGAACAACTGTATCTAGGATTTGCATTTGGTTACTGGATACAACCTCCTCCCTACGAGGAAATCTACAGTTTTACAACTGCTACGCTTCAGAGGGACAAAGATGTGATATAAGCACTGAAAGGAACAACAGAATGAATaggtttctttaaaacaaactgcCAACTAGTCAGTCAATGGCTCAGGATGCCTGGCCCACTGGGACTACATACCAGCTTAGCGATGGAAAGGGCTCTGAAACACCAGTCACCTTCATTCCGAGCAACTTGCTACTACCTGGTCTTCCAGGTTCATATTGTTGTTCATATTCAACTGCCACACCTTGCTATAACTCCTAAGCCTGCAAACTTACAAACATCCCCAACCCTGCAGTCAGCAGCGTTTTATATTCTGCTGTCTTGCATGCTGAGGATATGATTCTGATTAATGTTCTTGACTCTTATGATAATTAAGTACAAATCTAGTCTGGTCTGTGAAAGGTGGGGAGcacccaaatatatttcagacTGTTGGTATTAACCAACCTGCTGTTGTAATTCCTCTCTCTGTTTTCGTGTTTCTTCCAATGCTTTAGCAATTTCAATGCTGACAGTCTCTCTGCTGCTCAATTcgttctgcaaaacaaaagtaattcaGAGGTTACTTGAGACAACTAAAATCAAGTCAGTCTCTCATCTTTAAACTCAAATCTATTAGCAACTAGAATTGAAGGGTGTTCTGACACACCAGTTTATGCTTCCGAATgagttactgttttgttttactgcaCAGCTGCCATCTGCACATGTAAGAGCAACACAGAACTGATGTAAGAGGCCATATGTATTATattcaaatgctttaaaaatcttttagcTTGAAGTCTCTATTACAAAGTAGTTCCTTCCTACAACTGATCTTTACTCCATTTGTGCATCCAAGAGTAGCTACAGAAAAAACCAGCTTTCAACAACATAAAACTACAGTTGAAAGTCTGCGTATGAGCTGTAAATACCTGACCAACTtaagttttcagcttttgttttgaacGCTATGAGTGGAATTTGATGTTGAACCATTCTGTATTCATTACTGCTAACAGGATTTAAAAGCTCTTCATGCCTGACAATACAGGAGTGTATTATTTCTGCCTGATTTAGGCAGACCCAAGcattctgcttcagaaaaggaTGAGCCATTTGTAATGCTCCTCAAATGCATTCCTACTGAGTACCAAAGATGATTTACAGCTGAATGTTACAGTACATGACACCTGAATGTAATGTGAATCCAAGTACTGAGAATGTAACACACTTTGCCGTTAACTGTTTCTCAAACTTGGCTCTGTATTTAACCAAGGTCACTGACCAATTAAGCCCTTACCTTTAGCCTGTTCAATTCAGACTCTTGCTTTGTTAAAGAGCTCTCAtactcttctctgcttttgttaagacttttattttctttttccagctgggtctgaaaaataaagattgtTTAAATAGTAGGTACAATTATTCTAATGCTTTGTTTAAACAATTAAACACATCAAATGCTCTGTATTTAGTTTCTTAAAAGTATGCGATTTTCTATTATAATGCTAGGAGTGCTGAATAAAAACACTCAGACAACACGCAAGGTCTATGTGCCATGTTAACATTTTGAGAAGACTCAACATGGCCCACTGAACAGTTTCTGTACTTACAATCTTTTGCTGAGCAGCTGTTTTATCAAATTCCCAAGCTGTTTCAAGAGCAGCAATTTGAGACTCCAGCCCAGTAACTTTCTGATCGTACTGATGTTTCTCATTCAAAATCTGTTGCTGTAGTTTACTTCTTTCATCCTCTAGATCAGTTTGCTAGATCAGAGAAATAAACACTAcattaataacattttgaaGTTCTGACAAGAATTGGACACCATTCCATAAGAGACATACGCAAACTGAAGCAACGCTATTCCTTTAGCAGCAGCATCACTTACTCATAGACAGACACCAGTTGAGGAGACAAACAGTAAGAAAACACttgagcaatgaaaaaaaacaggagTGAGTGTCTCTGGAGATGCTAATCTGCTACTGGTCAGTGAAACACCCTGCAGGAGACTTACCAATTTCTGGATCTTCAGATCCtgttcagcagctgcttccttGCTCTTTTTCAATGCTTCTGCTGCAATTTGTAGTTTTTGTTCCAGTTCTTTATTCTAAAATATAACCATGCATTAAATTTCTTATCTGTTGGCATCTATGTTATTAGAATAAACATACAGAATGTGGGATGACCCAATAGGGGAAGgtaaacattaaaaacacaacGCCAGTGTAGTTCAGACACACTGCCTACTTGATACATGCTGCTTTTAAGAACATTTCACCACACCTGGTGCACTACCCCCCTGAAGTACAATGCTTGCACTTCAGCTATTTGTTTCTTAGGATAGGGAAGATACACATGAAATCTCTAACTTCATAACCTCTAGGCCCTTCTCCACCACTGAAGGTAGCAAGATGACCAGAGACACTGATCAGTTAGACTGGCCTTTCAAGATTAGATGTGACATGCAGTCTCACTTTTGGCTGAGAGCACAAGGTGGAAATCTgtagtgaaataaaaattatctacCTGTGTTTCCAATCGGTTCACAGTCTCAGTGTGATGCGTTCTGTCTGTTAGTACCTGCTGCCTAGTTTCATCCAGTTTCTGCTCAAGAGTAGTTTTCTGAAGATTACATTGAGATGAAGAACAAGAGGAAGGAGGGACAAAGAGATACATTGCTGagttttttaattaagatttttctttttatttcattaataagGTCAAACTAAAATGGAACAGTTATTTTGATATGCAATGCAGCTTCGCTTTTGGGAACCAGCAAGCTACTGCATAGGGCTTCCACAGATCACGTTGCCCTGGGGATGACAACTTGCTACTAGGAATAAGAAATTCACTGGCATCTTGTCGTGATTCAGATGTAAACCCTAATCAGCAGCTAGGTCATAATTTTCTAACCCAGGCCAAGTTTAAGTGATCAAAaaattttttctgaaagcttaaCTTCTCCTGCATCACAGCAAATACAAAACAGGGTAAAACATTTGCTAATTATGGTAGTtactttccaaaatgttttactaCTGCTACATGGACTTTAAACTGGCTCGAGTTTCCTAAAGCAAGTTATTCTATCATAACAACATCAAGTTGATGCGTCTGGTAGGCAAGCCTGACCTCGTCTCCCTGTCACCCAGCTGGGGAAACATTGCTCCAAACTGTTCCCAACAGGAGCATCAGTGCTTGGGAAAGAGTTGGAGAAGTAATGAGAGAAAGGGCATTAACCAAAGCCaagttctttctgttttcagctgtttctaaAGAGTTCTGAGACTCAAGTTTTCAATATACAACGTTGTGTTTGTATACCTATGTGCAAAACCAATTCCCCTTCCTGTCCCAATGCTTTGCAAGTCATGATAATAGAAGATAAAGAACAACGAGAAGAGTTCGCTGTTCTCTGTAAGGACTAACCAATAAAACTCTCAACTCATTCCACCTACTGTGGGGATGTTAAAAAGCTGCTCTTTTGCTTCTAAGCAGTCAGATGCATTGCCTAAACAGACAGGCAGAAAGACCCATAGAGACATCCGTGCAATTATCTACATGAACCGGCTTGATTAGTCACCTACACAATTCTGTCCAGCATAGACAGTGTGCCAATATACATGGCAGGGACAAATGTGCCTGCATCACATCATCATATATTCTATGTGTGAGAAGTAATGTTATGtcctaaataaaaaataaataaataattctcaCTGAGATTGCACTTTTAAGCAGTCTATAAATGTATAATTACCTCTTTG
Proteins encoded in this region:
- the GOLGA1 gene encoding golgin subfamily A member 1 isoform X1, whose amino-acid sequence is MFAKLKKKIAEEAAIAPRPGGAARIPRSVSKESITSVGADSGDDFASDGSSSREDLSSQLFRRNEQIRKLEVKLSDYADQIRNLQKIKEKLENALEKHQDSSMRKFQEQNEAHQASRAKMAEGMALALEKKDQEWTEKLGQVEKEKKMLETQLQEMREQSLNLFQKRDEIDELEGFQQQEIAKVKHMLLKKEESLSKTEQELEMCARELTHTKEVLQDASKESSGLRKDLQELQQQFLELEAQRDELMTAETNAENKITALELREQELQTVIQQLSVDLQNARVAGTGCEKRLEMLRVEHESLKVEYEQHKQKMTLEFAERNKLAEQLQEKVSSLEKKLERNLSGDEHVQELLKEKTTLEQKLDETRQQVLTDRTHHTETVNRLETQNKELEQKLQIAAEALKKSKEAAAEQDLKIQKLQTDLEDERSKLQQQILNEKHQYDQKVTGLESQIAALETAWEFDKTAAQQKITQLEKENKSLNKSREEYESSLTKQESELNRLKNELSSRETVSIEIAKALEETRKQREELQQQVSHMASLIKEKDQLIEEKGDMLLKQKEELNQLSQDREAVLLQMHQLQSDIEASNSQAVEKEETARKEIDELKLQIQECLLAREHEKNALELEESMSTSNNKHFHSPENRVVEQNGEVAAADIIQLQKDNRELEQQIAEKNKMIKQLQQRMTELKKTLQKELKIRPDGEVLEVREKANSEVPNASVTVTNNSDLNDSREINFEYLKHVVLKFMSCRESEAFHLIKAVSVLLNFSQEEENMLKETLEYKMSWFGSKPSPKGSIRPSISSPRTLWP
- the GOLGA1 gene encoding golgin subfamily A member 1 isoform X2 yields the protein MFAKLKKKIAEEAAIAPRPGGAARIPRSVSKESITSVGADSGDDFASDGSSSREDLSSQLFRRNEQIRKLEVKLSDYADQIRNLQKIKEKLENALEKHQDSSMRKFQEQNEAHQASRAKMAEGMALALEKKDQEWTEKLGQVEKEKKMLETQLQEMREQSLNLFQKRDEIDELEGFQQQEIAKVKHMEESLSKTEQELEMCARELTHTKEVLQDASKESSGLRKDLQELQQQFLELEAQRDELMTAETNAENKITALELREQELQTVIQQLSVDLQNARVAGTGCEKRLEMLRVEHESLKVEYEQHKQKMTLEFAERNKLAEQLQEKVSSLEKKLERNLSGDEHVQELLKEKTTLEQKLDETRQQVLTDRTHHTETVNRLETQNKELEQKLQIAAEALKKSKEAAAEQDLKIQKLQTDLEDERSKLQQQILNEKHQYDQKVTGLESQIAALETAWEFDKTAAQQKITQLEKENKSLNKSREEYESSLTKQESELNRLKNELSSRETVSIEIAKALEETRKQREELQQQVSHMASLIKEKDQLIEEKGDMLLKQKEELNQLSQDREAVLLQMHQLQSDIEASNSQAVEKEETARKEIDELKLQIQECLLAREHEKNALELEESMSTSNNKHFHSPENRVVEQNGEVAAADIIQLQKDNRELEQQIAEKNKMIKQLQQRMTELKKTLQKELKIRPDGEVLEVREKANSEVPNASVTVTNNSDLNDSREINFEYLKHVVLKFMSCRESEAFHLIKAVSVLLNFSQEEENMLKETLEYKMSWFGSKPSPKGSIRPSISSPRTLWP